The Fusarium oxysporum f. sp. lycopersici 4287 chromosome 1, whole genome shotgun sequence DNA segment ACCATTAACTTGTAAATTTTTGACGAGGTACCAATGAGCCTTTGGTTTCAGTTGACTTCTGGTGGGAATTGAGTTTAGTAAATTTCATCCAAAGGCAGGGTTTCCGCCATCAAGCGAGTAGCAACAAGGATACGCAATCGCTCAATGACTCTACAAGGGCTGTGCATTAAACGTCATTCACAAGTAATTAAGAACTCTGTTTATTTGCTATTGGGCATTAAGAGCTTGTCCATGTTATCTGTGTGAGTTACATTGAGATCAGCCTGAGAACATTGAAGCCAACTCTATTCTTCCCTTCTGCCACTGAGACTTGGTGAAACTTCCCAATCAGGAAAGTATTCAAACATTGACCAGGTTCCCCGGATCATGGATCACCTGACGTCAAAGCCGATGGACCTCGGCATCTTCATTGAACTTATACAGCAGCTTCCAAATTGCTGACATTCAGAAATGGGAACTCCAGACCCATAAACATTTTCAAAATGTCGACATATGAAACAGCCCAAGATCAGTTCATCACTGTAGATGGCATCAAGTTCGCCTACAGGCGCTTCGGCGCGAAACAAGGCATACCCCTCACATTGTGTATGCACTTTAGGTGAGTTCTCTTCAATTCTGAGCTACGGGCAGAAACTGACGATACTAGGGGAACAATGGACCATTGGGATCCAGCTCTTATAAACCCCATCGCGGCCAAACGCCCCATCATCACCATTGACAACGCAGGCGTAGGGCGCTCTGAGGGCGAAGTCCCCAAGCAATACAAGCAATGGGCACAATACTACATCAACGTCCTCCGTGCACTCGGCGTCAACAAGACTGATGTGATGGGATTCTCCATGGGCGGCTGTGTCGCTCAGCTCGTCGCCCTCAACGGAAAGGATTTTGTCCGCCGTCTCATCCTCTGCGGAAGTATGCCCAGCACAGGCGAAGGTGTAGTACCAGCGCCTTCTCTGAAAGCATTCAATGCCCTCAATGCTGCCAAGACAGAGGAAGAGCACAAGGAAGCTTTCTTGATGAGCATGTTCAATACTTCCGATAAGAGCAGAGCCGCGGGTGAGGCTGCTTGGAAGAGAATCACGAATGCACGAAAGGATAGAACTGATCATGTTGATCCTGCGAATGCTCGTCGGCAGGGAATTGCCTTTGCAAAGTTTATGGATCCGAAGCAGGCTAAGGATGCGTCTTATGACCGGCTGGAGGAGCTTCGTATCCCTGTTCTGATTGCAAATGGTAAGTCGAGTGGGTGTCAAAGTTGCAAAGCACTAACACAAGAGTAGGAAGCGAGGATCTTCTGCTGCCTACAGAGAACAGCATTGTGAtatggaagaagttgaagaatgcCCAAGCGCAACTACACTTGTACCCTGATTCTGGGCATGGGTTCCTGTATCAATATGCGGATGACTTTTCCAAGCTGATCAATATCTTTTTGGACGATGAGCCCAAGCTATCAAGCCGGCTTTAGACAAACAGACACATATGTACGATTACCCGCGGCGGGCGTGAATAGAAGTTTGAATGAGAATATGTTTTTTGTATGTAAAGATTGTGGATATGCATCAACGCCTATCTAAGTTCACCCATAACCAAGCCTAAATAAAGAAACTAACGCCTTTTCCTCTATCCCAGACCAGCTATACTACAAACATCCCCAAGTTTATTTCTTGCACTTGCACTTAGGATCAAACACCACAGGGCAATCGCAGCAGACATCATCCTTGGACCAAGTGATATGAGCACCCCAGTTGTAGACCTGGTTGAGGGTGTTGTACTCAGAGTACGCCTTTTTGACCTTCCCAGTCTCAGGGTTCAAGAAAACCATGTCGATACCGTTGCCGCGACCACGACGAGTTCCCTTGGGAACCTCGAAGTCGCCCTTCCAGTAGAAGGTGAAGGAGTTGCAGCCGTAGGCGATGGGTCCTTTGATGAAGGCGCTGGGGTCGTTAGTCTTTTCAGTGTTGCCTTCGATGAGTTCCTTGCGATTCTTGTAGATGGGAGGAAAGTCATCGTTCTGAAACTGTTAGCCTGATGGATGCGATGGAAAGGGTGAGGATATGTTTACCTTGGCGTacttgttgatcttggaggatgatgaagtcCACCAGATGGACTGGGAGTAAAACTTGACGTCCTCCTCGAAAATGGTCTTGGCCAACGCTCCACCATCGGTAATACCAGAGAAAGTCGAGACGTATTTGTTGACTATAGACTCAAGCTTGCTCTTCGAAATGCACTTTGTACTCTGCGTAGTCGCCTTCTTGCCTCCGGTATTGGTAGCACCAGAGCTGGAAGCCTGCTTCTGCCCAACAGGCTGATACTTGTTCGTCTCAGGATGGTCATAATTTCCTCCGTAAGCGTTATATCCACCCTTGGGAATACCAGCGGCAGGAAGAAAACCGTCAGCCCTGCGGTGGATGTTTTTAGCTGTAGTTGAGATGGCGCAAGCCAGGATAGAGAGAGCGAGATAAGCCTTCATTTTGTATGATGAACCACAGTTTTTGTTTTAAAGAGAGTGGAATTGATCTAAAAAGATCAGGAGTTTCAAGTTTGTGGAGTGGTGGTTAAAGAGAGACTGAGACATGGCATCCGCAAACGGGAGGACCTCGTCATCTTATACCCTTGTGACCGTCAAATCGATCACTCGTGGAAAACTCAAATCATATTGAGGATCGACATGTAAGTTTGAGCTATTGTTGCTCTAGATTTGCGTGCCTTTGATGGTGGCCGTGGCAAAATTCCAGTTGTTCCTGGACTAGACTCGATGCAGCGGATGTGGAATTGAACTTAAGGAGCCAGTTGAAGATACTGAAGATCATATAGAGTAGAAAGGAAGCAATATATATGATGTAATTAGAAGGAGTTTGTGTAGCTGCGTTCGTAGACTGAATTGTGCTGTGATGTAGAATGTCTCACCTCCCTCACAAGTGGTTCATCTGAGACTATTCCCGTATCTTCAACATCTGAGACAAAGACTTGACACAACCAAAGGCGTTCCTGTGGCGCAACCTAGCCACAAGCCATTCGAATACTTACACACCAATAGACTGGTGATCTGTGTAAGTGTACGCCTACAATAGTTGGCCCAGGAACTTCGGAATGTTGTCTCCTATCGCCAACCCCGACCCCAGCACGTATCCGGCAAATGATACGACGTCTGTGGCCCTTCCATTTCTTCTAGTCCCAGTGCTCACTGTTTTCCCTACAATTGCTTGAGTCGTCTATTGTGTTTCGAGATCTTGATCGTCACTGGGCGTGTTTCCTCGTTCCGAACACCTGGGCGACTGTGGAAGCGCGCACAATAGTGGTGTCGTTTGGCGCCAAGGATTCCAAATAATGCTTTTATGTGGATAGTCTGGTGGTGATTTACTTCATGTGGCGGAAGAGGCTATCCTGTTGATGTCATATTAAGGGCTTCAGCAAAATAGCCACGGCGTTGGCCAACCGTCTCTCATCAGCTTTCCTTAATTGCTTCATGGCTCCACGGATGTCTTCTTAATCAGGCATGTCATGTGAGGTCATGAAATGTTATTACAATACCCTGAAGACCGGCACACGCTGCTTCCACTTTACTAAGCATCCTGGGGTTTCAGTTGAGAGCACAAATTTGGTACCAATTACAATCTTGATTTTCTCATCATAGAATTCTACAACACTGAAGTCTTGAAAATCCTTCAAGACGAAACTTGGTATGAGTCAGTGGGAAATATCCCTCGTCTAGTGAGCAAATCTGAAGTCCAAACGCTGCTGGCCCTCATCCGTAGTGTTGAGGATATAATCCTGCTGTTGCTCCTTTGTCAAAGCATTCCATCTCGCATCGCGGACCTTGTTCCTCCAGACATAGAACGCCTTGACGATATAGAATAAGACGATATTTGCAGATGTGATGCCAAGAATGACCCTGTTACCTCGTCTGTACAGGGGCTGATCGTCTTCGCGGAAGATGTTAGATGCAGCAATGTTACCAGTCTGGACGAACATATTGTACAGGGCAGCGCTTATAGCCCTCGTGCGCACACTATTACTGTTCTTGGCGTTCCAACCGACGAGAATAGCATGGCAGTACGGGTAACTCAGAAGACCTGTGATGAGAGCGTATCGAACCCAAGGGGATATATCACCAGGAAGGACAACGAGGGCGAGAACCCATGGGAAGATCCAGATGTTGGAGAGGGATGATAGCATGCCTCGTTCTTTGACCCGCTCGGAAAGccaggtgatgatgagtaAGTTGACAGCGTAGAGGAATTGAGATGGAATAGCCAGAAGATTGGCTTCGAAGACGGAAAAGCCGATTTGACGCAGGATAAAGGAGAGATAGGTGTTGAAGGGAGCGGGAGGGATGTACACCATAAGGCCGATGATGTAGAGCGGCCACTGCTCCCAGTCCTTGACGGCTTTCCAGAGCTTGGAGAGATTGACAGCTTCTCTGTGAAAGGTGTTAGTCCATGAGCATAGTTGGTGCCTCGGAGGTAGCGTACCTGTTGTTCATATCACCCTTGCTAGGATCATCACGAAGGAGTCGGTTCACCATGATGTACTCTTCACGTTCATTGAACCAACCATTCTTACCACGGAACCAACTCTTGGTCTGGCAGGGACCGGGAGGCATGAGAACCCAAGAGAAGAGACCGATGATGAAAGTGCCAATAGCTTCAAGGAGGAATCTAAGAGCCATGTGAGCTTGAGATTCCCAAGTTGACAAGCATTAGTACTTACAGCCATCGCCAACCGCCCCAACCGAGGACGCCTCGCATCTGAAGGATACCAGCTGCGAGAAGAGAGCCTAGAATGTTGCTAGTGCTCAGGGCAGTCCAGAAGAAAGCCAGTCTGATGGGTAGCTCATTGGACTTATAGAAGTAAGTGAGCCAAAGAACAATATCACTATCTCTGTCAGTCGCTATTATCATGCCAGGGTGCAGATGACTTACGGAATGAATCCACCCATCAAAAGACCCAGAAGAGCCTTGATAGCAAAATAAGCACCCCTACTCTGCAGCGCAGCTTGTGAACCCGCAACAAGTGACCAACTGCAGATGAGAAACGGGATCCATCTATCGGCACCAAGTTTCTTGCTAATTAAGCCACTGGGGAGTTCAGCTGAGAGGAAGGACACAAGGAAGATCTAAATGGTCAGTCGAAGTGCCGAGCTGAGCAAGGGTAGACCTACAGTTTGGCCGTAGTTGAAATCATTAGTGTTCATGCCCACTTCGGGCAACTAAAAGAAACTATTAGTCAAGACTTCACCCCAGATACATCGGAGAATTAACTTACCATGTTGTCGGAAATAGCACGGTTGATGTTTCGTCGGTGGAAGTCTAGGGACAGGAACATGACCCATGCCCAGAGACAGATGCGGAAGTCAATCTAGAGGCAAGCGCATGTTAGTCAACTGGCTTCCAGAAGGCCATATAATGATAGTAGTATAAGTCTCTTGCGGAAGAGCAAAGTACCTTTCtaacaagcttcttctcttcctgaGCAGTCCAAGTAAAACTTGGATCAAACCGATGTCGATTCTCATATTGCGCATTCTCATACACTTTTCTCCAACGATCCGCGATCTCTGGATCCGAGAAGGGGTGCTCGATTGACGAATTGGCAGTCTCATCACCACTGTCAAAACGACCTTGATCCTCAGAGTCAGTCTTGCCGATGACCCCCTTGGAGTCTCCAACGGCAGCCATTTTGGATCTTAGTGGGAAGCACTAGTAACAACTGAGAGCAAGTAAGTCCTCGGAGAAAGAGAATAAGAGGTAGGGCCGCGGAGATGTCGAACATGATGTGATGTTGTGTGGTGCAGGGCTGGACTTATAAAGGCTGGCATCTCCCCTACCAAGACCAATTCTTTTAGACATTGATCTAACACTCTACAGTACTGCCCCCATGCTGCCTGGGATGCCTCTATGAGAAGACACGGGGGTTATCAATGTCGCGATGGACTACGGAAATCACCTCAGGACTCGGCGAACGTGTGTTTTCTGGGCATGACCAGCCGGTTCAGGGTTAATCGACGCCTCTAGGATAAACTACGACGCTGGGATTCTGAACCGAGTCAGCCAAGGTATCAAGATACAGCAGCTCTTGTTGAACCTGGGGGTTCGGTCCAGACCATGAGCCACAACCAAAGAACCAATAAAGACCTCTCGATAAGTCAAGAGATTTAAGCTTACAATTGGTACAAGAGATGGGGCGCTTTGGAACTAGTGATGGTCGAGTTCGGAGGTTTGTCCTATCTTATGAGAATAGAGGCATGACGTGCTCGCGATAGGGACCAATCACTGGGTGATCCGACCGAGATGCCGTGAAACGAGAATGTTTAGGCTACTTTATGGAGAAATACTCGGACTTGGCATGGTTCGGTAGTTGGAAGTGTTACGGGGCATTTGTACGGATAGTTGATATCGAGTTGCTGGGGtagattattatatagccATTTCCCGACGATAGAGATATTTGAGACAACTGCAACTCTCAAATTTTGAGCCAcatataattataatacctaCAAAACTTATTCCATAGGCCTTTAGAACTTCTAAAGAGTTATGGCCGATATCCGAGACATCGATACTCCGTGTCGATAACCCCGAGTGATAGTCATATTGCGTGACCTATCCCCAGGAATTGCGCCAACTCAACACCACCCCCAAGGCCTCAACCACGAGATCCGACATTGCGCAATACCATGCTATAACGCCGTGATAAATACTAGCAGATCGCCAAGTTACTCTGCATTGTCGTGTTACACTCTCCGTCCCTCTCGGCCGTTGCGTGATTTGATTCGCGTCTCACTGATCAACGCAATAGATGCGATGCTTGCGCGATGCCTTTGGATGATGACAATGGTTGACAATTACTGTTCGTCATTGCGAGTTCTGTATTGCGGATGCATACTTCCCCGCGCTGTGAATTGTATTGGAATGGTATTTGTCAGATGAGGAGTGAGTGGTGTATATAAAGGTCGTAGAGCTCCAAGTGAACTACACATTTGACGTTAAACCCGTATCAAAGACTTAAACAATATTTGATAGCAACCATACACAATGGCTCCCTCAGCTGTTGAGACTCAGGCTCCTACAGCCGATGCACAGAAAGTAAAGCTCTACCCCGGCCATGTCGAGGGCGTTTACAAGGAGCTGTCCCCCGTCGCCTACCGTCGTGAAGCCGAAGAGAAGGGTATTGACGGCCACGCTGCTGCAAAGGTATATCACTTCCTCTCTCACATATACTCCATATACTAACCCTCATATCTCAGTACCCAAACTATCTCCCAACATGGAACAAAGACCAAGTCTACCCTCCCCTCGAGCCCTTCGAGCACTACGAACACGGCAAAGACGCAGACCCAACATTCCCCAACCTCCTCAAGTCCACCACAAAGATCTCCCACCTCACCCCCACAATCGGCACTGAGATCGAAGGCGTCCAACTAAGCAGTCTCTCCGACGCCGGCAAAGACGAACTAGCTCGCTACGTCGCCGAGCGCAAAGTCGTCGCCTTCCGCAACCAAGACTTCGCCGACCTCCCCATCTCCGAAGCTTTAAAGTTCGGTGGTTACTTCGGCCGCCATCACATTCATCCCACGTCTGGTTCGCCAGAGGGTCATCCTGAGATCCATCTCGTGCATAGAAGCGCGGGTGATAAGTCGTACGAGGAGTTCTTCAAGACGCGCGTGAGCTCTGTGGCGTGGCATTCTGATATTACGTATGAGCAGCAGCCGCCTGGAACGACGTTTCTTTATGTCCTTGATAACCCCGACACTGGTGGCGACACCCTTTTTGCGAATACTGTCGAGGCGTATAACAGATTGTCGCCGACGTTTCAGAAGTTGTTGCATGGACTCAAGGCGACTCATTCTGGGATTGAGCAGGTCAATGCTAGTGTGAAGAAGGGAAgtattaagagacgtgaaCCAGTTGTTAATGAGCATCCTATTGTGCGAACACACCCTGTTACCGGGGAGAAGTCGCTCTTTGTCAACCCTCAGTGTAAGTCATCTCATGCAAGACTTGGAGAAACAAGCTAACGGCTACAAGTCACACGAAGCATCGTTggtctcaagaaggaagagtcTGATGCTATTCTCAACTTCTTGTATGAGCACATCGCATGGGGCGCTGACTTCCATGCTCGTGTGAGATGGCAGGAGAAGACTGTTGTTGTTTGGGATAATAGATCAGTTCAGCATACTGCTATTCTTGACTGGCACTCTGGTCAGCGACGACATCTTGCTCGCATCACACCACAGGCTGAGAGGCCTTATGAGACCCCTTTTGAGGGTTAGGACTAAGATTGGATAACAGAGAAATAACACGTGAGATAGTGTCTCCAGGGCAAAGATCCCAGAAGACGAGCCAAGAATACAAGTCATAACTGCATATCCAACCAAGCTTCATTATCATACTTGTCACACAAGCAACTTTGCGTGTCAATAATTTCATTGATATTCCAACATGACTCATCTGGTAACTTATTCTAACCAGCCACCATGTTCATAAAATACTTCGTTTCTCATCCAACGCCGCACATGATATTCCCAAGCAACATAAACCGCCCTCTCTATCTATGCATAAACCTCAATTCATAGTACTCCAAACCTGATGCCCAAGCATTGTCGTCAATAGCCCAATTCCGTACTTGCCAGCGCCTTCGTTCTCCTGAAAAACCTCCAGTCCAAGCCAGCAGACCGCTGCCAGCTCGACTACATTCAGCACAGAGCTGATGTATGTCGCTGTGGTAGGGACTATTGTTTGTCGGCTTGTTTCGCCTGTTTCTCGCAATGCAATGATGCCTACTGCTGATAGCAATGCGAGCTGGACTTCTCGTCCAAAAGGCATGGAAACTGCTACAGTGAGACCCCAGAAAACGAGCATCACAGCCAGAGCGGTGAATTCAACACCAAGGTTGTCAAACTGAGGTGTACCAGTAGACGTGCGAGTTTCTGAACCCCGTCTGAGTGCGGAGCCTCCTGAAGACCCATCAGGATAGCTTTGTTCCTTTCCCAAGGTAAAGCTCTGACTCAGGAGGTCAGCCAACCCATTAGCCTCGTCATTACTGTGTTGAGGCGCAAAGAAACTGGGCGGCTTGAACGAAACTTCACgttcgtcatcttcattctcatcccTCTTCTTAGCCGCGCCTCGAAAGAAAATACTCTCCTGCTGTGCCGGCTTGGTTCTGATAATTGGCGCGTTAGGAGGGTTTCGTATACGCTGGGATGGATTCGTCGGTGCAGGAGGGACCTTGTACCAAAACGGGCTTGTTTCGGCGCTCACGGGTGCCTCTCCGAACGACTTTCG contains these protein-coding regions:
- a CDS encoding taurine dioxygenase is translated as MAPSAVETQAPTADAQKVKLYPGHVEGVYKELSPVAYRREAEEKGIDGHAAAKYPNYLPTWNKDQVYPPLEPFEHYEHGKDADPTFPNLLKSTTKISHLTPTIGTEIEGVQLSSLSDAGKDELARYVAERKVVAFRNQDFADLPISEALKFGGYFGRHHIHPTSGSPEGHPEIHLVHRSAGDKSYEEFFKTRVSSVAWHSDITYEQQPPGTTFLYVLDNPDTGGDTLFANTVEAYNRLSPTFQKLLHGLKATHSGIEQVNASVKKGSIKRREPVVNEHPIVRTHPVTGEKSLFVNPQFTRSIVGLKKEESDAILNFLYEHIAWGADFHARVRWQEKTVVVWDNRSVQHTAILDWHSGQRRHLARITPQAERPYETPFEG